A section of the Paenibacillus odorifer genome encodes:
- a CDS encoding glycosyltransferase family 4 protein — MKNTVRNHNIVFLGTSLPRECGIATFTQDLLDELIHLPGFNPPRIIAINNNETYAYDQQVIRQIDQHNYADYIDTADFLNNSDTDLLVIQHEFGIYGGESGEYLLPFVERLNIPYVVVFHTVLTKPSPKQHQIIRCLAERSVQVVTMAESTLTDLSTIYEIPVSKITFIHHGVPQVSTASRTSLKAQYGYPDRKILSTFGFLSPGKGIEYSIEAMRGVVKRHPEALYIVWGKTHPVVKLESGEVYRQKLTDLVEMFDLQDNVQFVDKLLTQEEVIESLVMSDIYVTPYLGKDQAVSGTLAYGVGYGRVIVSTPYRYAQEMLAEGRGLLADFHDSASLEACILRLLNSPALVQTMEDRTLKLGLTMRWNEIAKIYAALFHSHIQSSASADRSVI, encoded by the coding sequence ATGAAAAATACAGTCCGTAATCACAACATCGTGTTCCTGGGAACCAGTCTGCCGCGAGAGTGCGGTATCGCCACGTTCACACAGGATCTGCTAGATGAACTTATCCACCTTCCCGGCTTTAACCCGCCCCGGATTATTGCCATAAACAACAATGAAACCTACGCTTACGATCAGCAGGTAATACGGCAGATCGACCAGCATAATTACGCAGATTATATAGATACGGCCGATTTCCTCAACAATTCTGATACCGATTTGTTGGTCATCCAACATGAATTTGGCATCTACGGCGGAGAAAGCGGTGAATACCTGCTCCCCTTTGTCGAACGTTTGAACATTCCGTATGTTGTTGTTTTTCACACAGTGTTGACCAAGCCCTCCCCTAAGCAGCATCAGATCATCCGATGTCTGGCCGAGCGTAGCGTGCAGGTCGTGACGATGGCAGAATCAACCCTTACCGATTTATCTACTATTTATGAGATCCCAGTTTCCAAAATCACATTCATCCATCACGGTGTCCCTCAAGTTAGCACAGCCTCACGCACCAGCCTTAAAGCACAATACGGTTATCCAGACCGCAAGATCCTCTCCACCTTCGGCTTCCTCAGTCCCGGCAAAGGGATTGAATACAGCATCGAAGCCATGCGCGGCGTGGTCAAGCGCCATCCCGAAGCACTTTACATTGTCTGGGGCAAGACCCATCCGGTCGTCAAGCTGGAATCCGGGGAAGTTTACCGCCAGAAACTGACGGACCTCGTAGAAATGTTTGACTTGCAGGACAATGTCCAATTCGTCGATAAGTTGCTGACCCAAGAAGAAGTAATAGAGTCCTTGGTCATGTCAGATATCTATGTGACTCCTTATCTGGGTAAGGATCAGGCCGTCAGCGGCACCCTGGCCTACGGAGTCGGTTATGGCCGGGTCATCGTGTCGACCCCTTACCGCTACGCCCAGGAAATGCTGGCAGAAGGCCGCGGTCTACTGGCTGATTTTCATGATTCTGCTTCCTTGGAAGCCTGCATTTTGCGCTTGCTGAACAGCCCTGCTCTGGTGCAAACGATGGAAGACCGCACGTTGAAGCTCGGGCTCACTATGCGCTGGAACGAAATCGCCAAAATCTATGCCGCCTTGTTCCACAGCCATATCCAGAGCTCGGCGTCAGCTGATCGGAGCGTGATTTAA
- a CDS encoding DUF6492 family protein gives MPSPSKVRIRHAVTIDVLIPAIEKDLQTLPHVIDAVRKHVKHPIGRILIVAPKKKRMIEFCRTKGCTFIDENTVLPITKKDIHYRSRTWERSGWLFQQLLKLNGDKLCTADYFLVIDADTVLITPHRFRADGKTLFYSRNWSQPQYFVTYRKLMGRKVTAKSSFVTHYMLFERSQLTQMKREIEAKHQMPWYRAILHSMNRSKQFAFSEFETYANYLYSKNREGMKIQKARNKGLHMNAGQLSKQRVNQLAEKYRSLSFHKRKGYVRTPGAKSSAGGR, from the coding sequence ATGCCCTCGCCCAGTAAGGTCCGCATCAGACATGCCGTTACTATAGACGTACTGATTCCCGCGATTGAAAAAGATTTACAGACCCTTCCCCATGTGATTGACGCTGTTAGAAAGCATGTTAAGCATCCCATCGGCCGGATATTAATTGTTGCTCCCAAAAAGAAACGGATGATTGAGTTCTGTCGCACAAAAGGCTGTACCTTTATTGATGAGAATACGGTGCTGCCGATTACGAAAAAAGACATTCATTACCGCTCACGCACCTGGGAACGTTCCGGCTGGCTATTCCAACAGCTGCTGAAGCTGAATGGCGACAAGCTCTGCACGGCGGATTATTTTCTGGTTATTGATGCCGATACCGTTCTGATCACCCCCCACCGTTTTCGGGCGGACGGCAAGACACTCTTTTACAGCCGGAACTGGAGCCAACCACAGTATTTTGTAACCTATAGGAAACTCATGGGCCGCAAGGTGACCGCAAAATCGTCATTTGTGACCCATTATATGCTGTTTGAACGCAGTCAATTGACTCAAATGAAAAGAGAGATAGAAGCAAAACACCAAATGCCTTGGTATCGAGCTATTTTACACAGTATGAACCGTTCCAAGCAATTTGCCTTTTCTGAATTCGAAACCTATGCCAATTACCTGTATTCGAAGAATCGCGAGGGAATGAAGATTCAAAAAGCGCGTAATAAAGGTCTCCATATGAATGCAGGACAGCTATCCAAGCAGAGAGTGAATCAGCTGGCTGAGAAGTATAGATCATTGTCTTTTCATAAACGAAAGGGGTATGTGAGAACACCGGGGGCTAAATCCAGCGCAGGGGGGCGATAG
- a CDS encoding DUF1861 family protein: MTRNPAQTATCKQLLDTYHAGRGTTTVNKLTFTGVGHRDVYNITAPFMYNGEEVLMGRVEERDSEFSQVFFFTCHDGVWRPRAHTHTYNLQDPCWTRIRGELIVGGVEVITAADDPHRIISWVTQFYRGYHIDSLTHFSSGPGTMKDIRLIELDNGSVGVFTRPQGERGGRGQIGFTVIPSLDELNEQTFIDAEVLQDQFVPEEWGGANEAHLLRGGKVGVLGHIACFDSAGNKHYYAMAFSLNPETYKATPVKIIAVRSDFPAGPGKRKELEDVIFSGGLKRLGGGRAVLSVGVSDAEAYQIEIADPFDEYES, translated from the coding sequence ATGACAAGGAACCCGGCACAGACAGCCACCTGTAAGCAGCTTCTGGATACATATCATGCCGGACGCGGTACAACCACTGTAAATAAATTGACGTTCACCGGTGTTGGGCACCGGGATGTCTATAATATAACCGCCCCGTTTATGTATAACGGGGAAGAGGTACTAATGGGAAGAGTTGAGGAACGGGACAGTGAGTTCTCTCAAGTCTTCTTTTTTACATGCCATGATGGGGTTTGGAGACCTCGTGCGCATACGCATACGTACAATTTACAGGACCCGTGCTGGACCCGGATCAGGGGGGAACTTATTGTGGGCGGGGTGGAAGTGATTACGGCAGCGGATGATCCGCATCGGATTATCTCCTGGGTGACCCAGTTCTACCGGGGTTATCACATCGATTCTTTGACCCACTTTTCTTCAGGCCCCGGCACGATGAAGGATATCCGGCTTATCGAGCTTGATAATGGCAGTGTAGGCGTATTTACCCGGCCGCAGGGCGAACGGGGTGGGCGAGGGCAGATTGGGTTCACAGTGATTCCTTCGCTGGACGAACTGAATGAGCAGACCTTCATTGATGCCGAGGTGCTACAGGATCAATTCGTGCCCGAAGAGTGGGGTGGAGCCAATGAAGCTCATCTGCTGCGGGGTGGGAAGGTGGGCGTGTTGGGCCACATTGCTTGCTTCGATAGCGCCGGAAACAAACACTATTATGCCATGGCTTTTTCGCTGAATCCTGAGACTTATAAGGCAACTCCGGTCAAAATAATAGCAGTCCGCAGTGATTTTCCGGCGGGCCCGGGCAAGCGCAAAGAACTGGAGGATGTCATCTTCAGCGGTGGCTTGAAACGTCTTGGAGGAGGCCGGGCGGTATTGTCTGTAGGGGTGAGTGACGCAGAAGCGTATCAGATTGAGATCGCGGACCCGTTTGACGAATATGAATCCTAG
- a CDS encoding helix-turn-helix domain-containing protein, which translates to MPVIRSKLSEVMERHDPKLSIRKLAKEINYHFDSVRRMYKNEMVQYPRDLLLKLCVYFNVQPGELIAMDAEDNDWVIDRSNDYEEDGDDKEPGTDSHL; encoded by the coding sequence ATGCCAGTCATACGCAGTAAACTGAGTGAGGTCATGGAGAGGCATGATCCGAAATTATCGATCCGCAAGCTTGCTAAAGAGATCAATTACCATTTTGATTCGGTACGCCGAATGTATAAGAATGAGATGGTGCAGTATCCAAGGGATCTGTTGCTAAAATTATGTGTATACTTTAATGTCCAGCCCGGCGAGCTGATTGCCATGGATGCGGAAGACAACGATTGGGTGATCGATCGTTCAAATGATTATGAGGAGGACGGCGATGACAAGGAACCCGGCACAGACAGCCACCTGTAA
- a CDS encoding glycosyl transferase translates to METSTTVQSKPGYMRRITDDTGIFQHTKFGVPDRSKGYTTDDNARALIAAVLMYENSRDAVALDLIHTYISFIYHSQTADGNFRNFMDYNRSFIEDKGSEDCQGRTLWALGFALSHAASLPDNLMNTCRYLINQALPHLEALGSPRAGAYAIIGLSYLTEAPGPLGYAFPYPHTENTTEEAAFLPRATIESLIENIAVRLHNQYTRYKGHGWNWFEDSITYGNSMLPWALLRAYLISGNKNLRETAKESLDFLASTTFSSKGYYKPIGSHGWLLRDGLAAPYDEQPIEACEMLLACREAAVVLEDPAYLTQAELCYNWYLGHNSLGIPLIDPQTGACYDGIHAAGLNLNQGSESIISFTIARLVMHHE, encoded by the coding sequence ATGGAAACCTCCACCACAGTACAGTCTAAACCAGGCTATATGCGCAGAATCACGGACGATACAGGAATCTTTCAGCATACCAAGTTTGGGGTTCCGGACCGTTCAAAGGGCTACACTACCGATGATAATGCCCGCGCCCTGATTGCTGCGGTCTTAATGTACGAGAATTCCCGGGATGCCGTGGCACTCGATCTCATTCATACGTATATCTCTTTTATCTATCATTCCCAGACAGCGGACGGCAATTTTCGCAATTTCATGGATTATAACCGCTCCTTTATAGAGGATAAAGGTTCTGAAGATTGCCAGGGACGTACCTTGTGGGCACTAGGGTTCGCCTTGTCGCATGCAGCTTCCCTGCCTGACAACCTGATGAATACCTGCCGGTATTTGATCAATCAGGCACTGCCGCATCTGGAAGCCTTGGGCTCACCTCGGGCCGGAGCCTATGCCATCATCGGCTTAAGTTATCTTACCGAAGCACCCGGCCCATTAGGTTATGCTTTTCCATACCCGCATACTGAAAACACGACCGAAGAAGCCGCCTTTCTGCCAAGGGCAACCATTGAGAGTCTGATCGAAAATATTGCGGTTCGGCTGCATAATCAATATACCCGCTATAAGGGGCACGGCTGGAATTGGTTCGAGGACAGCATCACTTATGGCAATTCCATGCTGCCCTGGGCTCTGCTTCGGGCCTACCTAATCTCCGGGAATAAAAACCTGCGGGAGACCGCCAAGGAAAGCCTGGATTTCCTAGCTTCAACCACCTTCTCCAGCAAAGGCTACTATAAACCGATCGGCAGCCATGGCTGGCTGCTGCGTGATGGGCTGGCTGCACCCTATGATGAACAGCCCATTGAAGCCTGCGAGATGCTGCTGGCCTGCCGGGAAGCAGCTGTTGTTCTTGAGGACCCCGCCTATCTTACGCAAGCAGAATTATGCTACAACTGGTATCTAGGGCATAATTCCTTGGGAATCCCTCTGATCGATCCGCAGACTGGTGCTTGTTATGACGGCATCCATGCCGCGGGGCTCAACCTGAACCAAGGCTCGGAGAGCATTATATCCTTCACAATTGCCCGGTTGGTGATGCATCATGAATAA
- a CDS encoding mannose-1-phosphate guanylyltransferase: MNKYATILAGGGGTRFWPLSRQEIPKQLLNISGNDIMLNDTIERFKGIIPQENTVIVTNRTQAVLLESIMHSSVLKANILIEPVARNTAASILFAALSIEKSHGNSLMVVLPSDHYITDEEQFRLTLDEACTVAMESDKIVTIGIKPTFPSTGYGYIAFDKTPIATSPVAVYDVDEFVEKPNFQNAQSYLASGNYLWNSGIFIWQTSVIIDNFKRYLPRLYKTMLPISDCLGTDQEEEVINAIYPTLQNISIDYGILERSDEVVVLSGQFGWNDIGSWDALGSIFPPDDAGNIIKANHVGIDTHNSIIYGNGRLITTIGVDGFIIADTGDALLICPKDKAQSVKDIVELLKEQGMTEYI; encoded by the coding sequence ATGAATAAATATGCTACGATCCTAGCCGGCGGGGGCGGAACACGGTTTTGGCCCCTGTCCAGACAAGAAATCCCAAAGCAGCTGCTGAACATTAGTGGCAACGACATTATGTTAAACGATACGATTGAACGCTTCAAAGGGATTATTCCTCAGGAGAATACAGTTATCGTTACTAATCGTACCCAAGCAGTATTGTTGGAGAGTATTATGCACAGCAGCGTTCTCAAAGCTAATATTCTAATTGAACCTGTGGCGCGAAATACAGCCGCTAGCATTCTTTTTGCAGCATTATCTATAGAGAAGTCTCATGGCAATTCTTTAATGGTCGTCCTTCCTTCCGATCACTATATAACGGATGAGGAACAATTCCGTCTTACACTAGACGAAGCCTGTACTGTTGCCATGGAGTCAGACAAAATAGTAACCATCGGAATCAAGCCTACTTTCCCATCTACTGGCTACGGCTATATTGCCTTTGATAAGACGCCGATTGCGACAAGCCCAGTGGCTGTATATGATGTAGATGAATTTGTAGAGAAACCAAACTTTCAGAATGCACAGAGTTATCTGGCATCCGGTAATTATCTATGGAATAGTGGGATTTTTATTTGGCAGACCTCTGTCATTATTGATAATTTCAAACGTTATCTACCTCGACTCTACAAAACCATGCTGCCCATCAGTGATTGTTTGGGTACAGATCAGGAAGAGGAAGTTATTAATGCCATCTACCCAACGCTTCAGAATATTTCGATTGATTACGGCATTTTAGAACGCTCTGATGAAGTTGTCGTGCTTTCCGGACAATTTGGCTGGAATGATATCGGTAGCTGGGATGCACTGGGTTCAATCTTCCCTCCGGATGATGCAGGCAACATTATAAAAGCAAATCATGTGGGAATAGATACCCATAACTCAATCATTTATGGAAATGGCAGACTTATCACGACCATTGGTGTAGACGGGTTCATCATTGCGGATACTGGGGATGCACTGTTAATCTGTCCCAAGGATAAAGCGCAGTCAGTCAAAGATATCGTGGAGCTTCTAAAGGAACAGGGAATGACAGAATATATCTAA
- a CDS encoding DUF6953 family protein, with protein sequence MEITAQEVAEWMVKEIRFTGTLHQTAAIEYVKENFGEQFVFVNENGNASLSKEVKKAFRKLHGGRIAWDRDGFLWAWT encoded by the coding sequence ATGGAAATAACCGCACAAGAAGTAGCAGAATGGATGGTGAAGGAGATTCGTTTTACGGGTACCTTGCATCAGACGGCGGCGATTGAATATGTGAAAGAGAATTTTGGAGAACAATTTGTATTTGTGAATGAGAACGGCAATGCCTCACTCTCCAAAGAAGTGAAGAAAGCTTTCCGGAAACTCCATGGCGGGAGAATTGCTTGGGATCGAGACGGGTTCTTGTGGGCTTGGACCTAA
- a CDS encoding UvrD-helicase domain-containing protein: MNKLLFHTIPLGATGERIPQAAVASAQTSQELVKREDEDSAYFRRLEEGGILLNRPQISAVRHHKGPLLTLAGAGSGKTSVLICRTGYLLSVRGVSPSQLLLLTFSSKAAAEMRERIALLPGVGPADVARLQARTFHSFFLFFLRRQGLQQEIFSETRRQHILLKQIMRELGLPKDAYPPETLLSLLSSCKMNMGTVEGLPEGTTAEKEMKSILEIYEQWKLDNFKIDFDDVLLIAYRMLKERPTLLQELQMRYLYVMVDEFQDTNALQYELVKMIAHPQHNLMVVGDDDQTIYSFNGARSEFILEFEKLYPGARVITLDINYRSGPAIVGLGNGIIRHNTRRRSKTLQAAKGSGSQPRYMRPQTADEEAEQMVEHILNEVSSGKREYSDFAMLYRASSSNRAVLELLLLRDIPYIDYGEGQLLYEHWLISPVVDHMRLSVNRRNFAAMENILPTLYMNREKGMNHIRQMEARQPKQGPLIHLLSMPGMEDFKGTKLRERLDLIRNMRELTPVQAIRQIRTQFYDYFIEANERHQATLHRETLKEMLDELESSAERFDSIPAFLDFIDNVTERNEHNRQPSTKEQGNRIALMTIHKSKGLEFPVVFLIGASEGILPHSSALEGDRLKDRKLAAANSGSSSLAALEEERRLAYVAVTRAREELFISSPARHRGKKAEVSRFMLSAFRSAVSSTATTTVSRTVTTRPLPTSRTTATRTHVVPVWNCTSNTCPGWTRMKAGGAEDHLTSKPCPLCSSPMAKDQREVPV; the protein is encoded by the coding sequence TTGAATAAGCTTTTATTTCATACTATCCCGCTGGGAGCTACTGGTGAGCGGATCCCGCAAGCGGCTGTGGCCTCAGCGCAGACAAGCCAAGAACTGGTGAAGCGAGAGGATGAGGACTCCGCTTATTTCCGCAGGCTGGAAGAAGGCGGCATCCTGCTCAACCGTCCGCAGATTTCTGCGGTACGGCATCATAAAGGGCCGCTTCTAACACTGGCCGGCGCAGGCTCCGGCAAAACCTCGGTTCTGATCTGCAGAACCGGTTATTTGTTGTCCGTGCGCGGCGTCTCGCCAAGTCAGCTGCTATTGCTGACTTTTTCGAGTAAAGCTGCGGCGGAAATGCGCGAGCGGATCGCCCTATTACCGGGAGTAGGCCCAGCGGACGTCGCGCGGCTGCAAGCCCGTACTTTTCATTCCTTTTTCTTATTTTTCTTGCGCAGACAAGGATTGCAGCAAGAAATTTTCAGTGAGACGCGGCGCCAGCACATCCTGTTGAAACAGATCATGCGTGAGCTAGGGCTACCTAAAGATGCCTATCCACCGGAAACGCTACTCTCCCTGCTCTCTTCCTGCAAGATGAACATGGGTACCGTAGAAGGCTTGCCTGAAGGAACCACCGCTGAAAAAGAAATGAAATCCATTCTGGAAATCTACGAACAATGGAAACTAGACAATTTCAAAATCGACTTCGATGATGTCCTCTTAATCGCCTATCGGATGCTGAAGGAGCGTCCAACGCTTTTGCAGGAATTGCAGATGAGATATCTATACGTGATGGTGGATGAGTTCCAGGATACAAATGCCTTGCAGTACGAGTTAGTCAAAATGATTGCTCACCCGCAGCATAATCTGATGGTAGTTGGCGACGATGACCAGACGATTTATTCCTTCAACGGGGCACGCAGTGAATTCATTCTGGAATTCGAGAAGCTGTACCCGGGAGCAAGGGTTATTACACTTGATATTAATTACCGCTCTGGTCCAGCTATAGTCGGACTCGGCAACGGTATTATCCGGCACAATACGCGCCGGCGTTCCAAAACCCTGCAAGCTGCCAAAGGCAGCGGGAGTCAGCCCCGGTATATGCGTCCGCAGACAGCAGACGAGGAAGCTGAGCAGATGGTTGAGCATATTTTAAACGAGGTTTCGAGCGGCAAAAGAGAATATAGCGACTTCGCCATGTTATATAGAGCGTCCAGCAGCAACCGGGCCGTTCTGGAATTACTTCTTTTACGCGATATTCCCTATATTGATTATGGAGAAGGCCAATTACTGTACGAACACTGGCTAATTTCCCCGGTCGTGGATCATATGCGTCTCTCCGTGAATCGGCGGAATTTTGCGGCTATGGAGAACATCCTGCCTACTCTATATATGAACCGTGAAAAAGGTATGAATCACATCCGGCAAATGGAAGCTAGACAACCAAAGCAAGGCCCACTAATCCATCTGTTGTCCATGCCCGGCATGGAGGATTTCAAGGGCACTAAGCTTAGAGAGCGGCTGGATCTAATTCGCAATATGCGCGAGTTAACCCCAGTCCAAGCGATCCGCCAGATCCGCACGCAATTCTATGATTATTTCATCGAAGCGAATGAGCGGCATCAAGCAACCTTGCATCGCGAAACGTTAAAAGAAATGCTAGATGAACTAGAATCGTCTGCAGAGCGATTTGATAGTATCCCTGCCTTTCTAGATTTCATAGATAATGTTACGGAACGTAATGAACATAATCGTCAGCCAAGCACCAAAGAACAAGGGAATCGGATCGCGCTTATGACCATTCACAAATCCAAGGGCTTAGAGTTTCCTGTGGTCTTTTTGATTGGAGCCTCTGAAGGAATTCTTCCGCATAGCTCCGCACTGGAGGGCGACCGGCTCAAGGACCGCAAGCTGGCCGCTGCAAATAGTGGTAGTTCAAGCTTGGCTGCACTGGAAGAGGAGCGAAGACTGGCTTACGTAGCTGTTACTAGAGCCCGGGAAGAGCTATTTATCAGTTCACCTGCGAGGCATCGAGGCAAAAAAGCAGAGGTCTCCCGCTTCATGTTATCAGCCTTCCGCTCTGCCGTTTCCTCCACAGCAACGACTACGGTGAGCAGAACAGTGACAACAAGACCCTTACCTACCAGTCGCACAACTGCGACAAGAACTCATGTCGTTCCGGTATGGAATTGTACCAGCAATACCTGTCCTGGCTGGACACGCATGAAAGCGGGCGGAGCTGAGGATCATTTAACCTCAAAGCCCTGCCCGTTATGTAGTTCCCCTATGGCAAAGGACCAACGAGAAGTTCCTGTATGA
- a CDS encoding 50S ribosomal protein L25: MNKFIQFNTRKTDTKSNINQARKQGRIPAVLYGIGKETLTLEVNEKELLDILKKNPRAILQGKVSEDLEVPVVVQNIQKDTLSGKILHIDFQHVNMKKSMDSKVTIHFAGEAVGIKAGGTLQVEIYEVEVRCMPEDLPTSMEVDISGLDIGDQLLVSDLIFKDGIEVLTEPSTVMIQIKTVHEEEEEEAVVTPA, encoded by the coding sequence ATGAATAAGTTTATTCAATTCAACACACGTAAGACTGACACCAAGTCCAACATCAATCAGGCGCGTAAGCAAGGACGTATTCCGGCTGTATTATATGGTATTGGTAAAGAGACTCTGACGTTGGAAGTGAATGAAAAAGAACTTCTGGACATTCTCAAAAAGAATCCGCGCGCAATTCTGCAAGGTAAGGTATCGGAAGATCTAGAGGTTCCGGTCGTGGTTCAGAACATTCAGAAGGATACCCTGTCCGGCAAAATTCTGCATATTGATTTTCAACATGTAAATATGAAAAAGAGCATGGACAGCAAGGTGACTATTCATTTTGCAGGTGAAGCCGTAGGTATTAAAGCAGGCGGTACGCTTCAGGTTGAAATTTATGAAGTGGAAGTTCGCTGTATGCCTGAAGATCTTCCTACCTCCATGGAAGTGGATATTAGCGGATTGGATATTGGCGACCAATTGCTTGTCTCTGACCTGATCTTTAAGGACGGGATTGAAGTGTTGACCGAACCGTCAACCGTAATGATCCAGATCAAGACCGTGCATGAAGAAGAGGAAGAAGAAGCGGTAGTAACTCCAGCCTAA